From a region of the Methanoculleus receptaculi genome:
- a CDS encoding P-II family nitrogen regulator, translating into MSNDYGNELIVTVVKRGWSEPVLEAARGAGAEGATIIFGRGTGIHEGKTLLGIAIEPEKEVILTVVAAERTDAVLDAIIAAAELDQPGMGLAFVLPIRRVAGRVHMFRKNEVAE; encoded by the coding sequence ATGAGCAATGATTATGGTAATGAACTGATCGTCACGGTTGTAAAACGGGGCTGGTCCGAGCCTGTGCTCGAGGCGGCCCGCGGCGCCGGGGCTGAGGGAGCGACCATCATCTTTGGCCGCGGAACCGGTATTCATGAGGGAAAGACGCTTCTCGGGATCGCCATCGAGCCCGAGAAAGAGGTGATCTTGACAGTCGTCGCCGCCGAACGGACGGACGCTGTGCTCGATGCAATCATCGCCGCCGCAGAACTGGATCAACCGGGGATGGGCCTTGCATTCGTCCTTCCTATCCGGCGTGTTGCAGGGAGGGTTCACATGTTCCGCAAAAATGAGGTGGCAGAGTAG
- a CDS encoding DUF1538 domain-containing protein, whose translation MALLEGLDGVIIEVAQALIPLLVFFLGFQFFYLKLPRGYIVNLTRGILFTAIGMILLLQGVRAAFIPAGHEIGEALATLEQQWIFLPFGFFLGFLTTYAEPAVRVLCYQVEEASSGSIRQSLILYALSLGVAVSVACGMLRLVYGISLLCFVIPGYVLALILLHFSDEDFIGIAFDSGGVATGPMAVTFLLSLAVGVAAGIEGRDPVVDGFGLIALIALAPILSVLMLGIFYRRRKGETR comes from the coding sequence GTGGCGCTGCTTGAAGGGCTTGACGGAGTCATCATTGAGGTTGCACAGGCGTTGATCCCCCTGCTTGTCTTCTTCCTGGGCTTCCAGTTCTTCTACCTCAAACTCCCGCGCGGATACATCGTAAACCTGACACGCGGTATCCTGTTTACCGCTATAGGGATGATCCTCCTTCTCCAGGGCGTCCGGGCTGCGTTCATCCCCGCGGGGCACGAGATCGGGGAGGCGCTCGCCACGCTCGAGCAGCAGTGGATCTTCCTCCCGTTCGGGTTTTTCCTGGGTTTTCTCACCACCTACGCCGAGCCCGCCGTTCGTGTCCTCTGCTACCAGGTTGAGGAGGCCTCGAGCGGTTCAATCCGGCAGTCCCTCATCCTCTACGCGCTATCTCTCGGTGTCGCCGTCTCGGTCGCGTGCGGGATGCTCCGTCTCGTCTACGGCATCTCGCTGCTCTGCTTCGTCATCCCGGGCTACGTGCTGGCCCTCATCCTCCTCCACTTCTCGGATGAGGACTTTATCGGGATCGCGTTTGATTCAGGAGGTGTCGCCACCGGCCCGATGGCGGTCACTTTCCTCCTATCCCTTGCCGTCGGGGTTGCTGCCGGGATCGAGGGGCGAGACCCTGTCGTGGACGGGTTCGGGCTGATAGCGCTGATAGCGCTTGCCCCAATCCTCTCGGTGCTGATGCTCGGCATCTTCTACAGGAGAAGAAAAGGTGAAACAAGATGA
- a CDS encoding ACT domain-containing protein, giving the protein MEKSPYIIKQISVFSENRPGRLAAIAAALRDARINILAFSIAEADGFGVVRALVDRPDDAYRTLTELGFRVSFTDVIGVKMRDEPGGLSEIASVLGDAGINIEYAYAYSGKDAAVLILRVDQVEDAIQKILDHGGELLRLPGRS; this is encoded by the coding sequence ATGGAGAAGTCACCTTATATCATCAAACAGATCTCGGTCTTCTCGGAGAACCGGCCGGGACGGCTTGCAGCAATTGCTGCTGCGCTGCGCGATGCCAGGATTAACATCCTGGCGTTCAGCATAGCCGAGGCGGACGGGTTCGGTGTCGTTCGCGCGCTTGTAGACCGGCCGGACGATGCCTACCGAACGTTGACCGAACTCGGGTTCCGCGTCTCGTTCACCGATGTCATCGGGGTGAAGATGCGCGATGAGCCCGGAGGACTCTCGGAGATAGCCTCGGTGCTCGGGGATGCCGGGATCAACATAGAGTATGCCTATGCATACTCCGGTAAAGATGCGGCTGTTCTGATCCTTCGCGTGGACCAGGTCGAGGATGCCATCCAAAAGATACTGGACCACGGCGGAGAACTCCTGAGACTCCCCGGCCGTTCGTGA
- the hxlA gene encoding 3-hexulose-6-phosphate synthase — MATPTLQVALDLLDLDRAVEIAAEAVQGGADWIEVGTPLIKSEGMRAVRTLRERFPNNEIVADMKIADTGAIEVEMAAKSGAGIVCILADADDAVIAEAVRSARKYGVRLMADLINVSDPLARAREVAGLGVDYINAHVGIDQQMIGRSSLDLLHRLTGEVNAPIAVAGGLDAGTASAAVAAGATIVIVGSNIIKAADVTAATRRVREAIDHPEIRPREKESPDAVIRRLFEAVSAPNVTDAMHRKGAMAGIISICGRVRAVGPAVTVRTVSGDWAKPVEAIDIARPGDVLVISNDGRKDISPWGELATHSAKNRRLAGIVIDGAVRDVDDIREMGFPVFATATVPNAGEPLGLGEINTEILCCGQEVRPGDWIVADESGVVVVPRERAYEIGRRAMEVRKTEERIREEIRRGRTLSEVSELLKWEKRR; from the coding sequence ATGGCAACGCCTACTCTCCAGGTGGCGCTCGATCTCCTCGACCTCGATCGTGCGGTAGAGATCGCGGCTGAGGCTGTCCAGGGCGGTGCGGACTGGATCGAGGTCGGGACGCCCCTGATCAAGAGCGAGGGGATGCGGGCGGTGCGGACGCTCCGGGAACGCTTCCCCAACAACGAGATTGTCGCTGACATGAAGATCGCCGACACCGGGGCGATCGAGGTGGAGATGGCCGCAAAGTCCGGCGCCGGTATCGTCTGCATCCTCGCTGACGCTGACGACGCAGTGATTGCAGAGGCTGTCCGTTCAGCCCGCAAGTACGGCGTCCGGCTCATGGCCGACCTCATCAACGTCAGCGACCCCCTTGCCAGGGCCCGTGAAGTTGCGGGGCTCGGCGTCGACTACATCAACGCCCACGTCGGTATCGATCAGCAGATGATCGGCAGATCATCACTTGACCTCCTCCACCGCCTTACCGGCGAGGTGAACGCCCCCATCGCCGTTGCCGGGGGACTGGATGCGGGGACAGCGTCCGCAGCGGTTGCCGCCGGGGCCACGATCGTCATCGTGGGCAGCAACATCATCAAGGCCGCCGACGTGACCGCAGCGACCCGCCGGGTCAGGGAGGCAATCGACCACCCCGAGATTCGGCCGCGGGAGAAGGAGAGCCCCGATGCTGTCATCCGCCGGCTCTTTGAGGCAGTCTCTGCGCCAAACGTCACCGACGCCATGCACCGGAAGGGCGCGATGGCGGGCATAATCTCAATCTGCGGCAGGGTCAGGGCTGTCGGCCCCGCCGTCACCGTCCGGACAGTTTCTGGAGACTGGGCAAAACCTGTCGAGGCGATCGACATCGCCAGACCCGGTGATGTGCTGGTCATCAGTAACGACGGCCGAAAGGATATCTCACCGTGGGGCGAACTTGCCACCCACTCTGCGAAGAACCGGCGTCTTGCAGGCATCGTCATAGACGGCGCCGTGCGGGACGTCGACGATATCCGCGAGATGGGTTTCCCCGTCTTTGCTACAGCAACCGTCCCGAACGCCGGGGAGCCTCTGGGTCTTGGGGAGATCAACACCGAGATCCTCTGCTGCGGTCAGGAGGTCCGGCCCGGCGACTGGATCGTCGCCGACGAGAGCGGTGTCGTGGTGGTTCCGCGGGAGCGGGCCTACGAGATCGGCCGGCGCGCGATGGAGGTCCGGAAGACTGAAGAGCGGATCCGGGAGGAGATCCGGCGCGGACGGACGCTCTCAGAGGTCTCAGAACTCCTGAAATGGGAGAAACGACGCTGA
- a CDS encoding phenylacetate--CoA ligase family protein has translation MFWNRAMETIRGDELADLQIKRLKWSLHQAGKTGLYQRRMKEAGVSPDDIKTLEDVERLPFTTKKDLQAGYPFGLFAVPLKEVVRIHTTSGTTGKPTVVGYTRQDLENWSELIARNMTMIGLGEDDIFQNAVNYGLFTGGLGFHYGAEKIGMTVIPSATGNTRRQIEMIEDFGVTAIHCTPSYALHLAEVAESMGKSLDTLKTGIFGAEPWSESMRGELERRLGLKAYDSYGLSEMYGPGVAFECPERDGLHIWHDSYLVEVIDPATGERLDPGERGELVITPLVKEAMPLIRYRTGDITRLMDEDGCACGRGQKIERITGRCDDMLVIRGINVFPSQIEHVLRSLPEVGDQFMVYIDRVKHLDEMTIEIEMSKVSFSGELQDLARIQKKISTELQNTLGLRTAVRLVEPASLPRFEGKARRVIDRRGNA, from the coding sequence ATGTTCTGGAACAGGGCGATGGAGACGATCCGGGGCGACGAACTTGCGGATCTCCAGATTAAACGGCTGAAGTGGTCACTGCACCAGGCCGGGAAGACCGGACTATACCAGAGAAGGATGAAAGAGGCTGGCGTCTCGCCTGACGACATAAAGACGCTTGAGGACGTGGAAAGACTTCCTTTCACCACAAAAAAGGATCTCCAGGCCGGATACCCGTTCGGGCTCTTTGCCGTCCCCCTGAAAGAGGTTGTCCGGATCCACACCACATCCGGGACGACCGGGAAACCGACTGTTGTCGGCTACACCCGGCAGGATCTGGAGAACTGGTCGGAACTGATCGCGCGAAACATGACGATGATCGGGCTTGGAGAAGACGACATCTTTCAGAACGCTGTCAATTACGGGCTTTTCACAGGAGGGCTCGGGTTCCACTACGGCGCCGAGAAGATCGGGATGACCGTGATCCCGAGCGCAACCGGGAACACCCGCCGCCAGATCGAGATGATCGAGGACTTCGGGGTGACCGCCATCCACTGCACCCCCAGTTACGCCCTCCATCTCGCTGAGGTGGCAGAATCGATGGGAAAGAGCCTGGATACCCTCAAAACAGGAATATTCGGGGCTGAACCCTGGTCAGAGAGCATGAGGGGCGAGCTCGAACGCCGTCTTGGGCTGAAAGCCTACGACAGTTACGGGCTCTCGGAGATGTACGGACCCGGTGTGGCGTTTGAGTGCCCGGAGAGGGACGGGCTCCATATCTGGCACGACTCTTACCTGGTTGAGGTCATCGACCCCGCGACCGGGGAGCGCCTCGATCCCGGGGAGCGGGGCGAACTTGTCATCACACCGCTTGTCAAGGAGGCGATGCCGCTCATCCGCTACCGTACCGGCGACATTACTCGATTGATGGATGAGGACGGCTGCGCCTGCGGCCGCGGCCAGAAGATCGAGCGGATCACCGGCAGGTGCGACGATATGCTGGTCATCCGCGGGATCAACGTCTTCCCCTCCCAGATTGAGCATGTACTGCGTAGCCTTCCCGAGGTCGGGGATCAGTTCATGGTATATATCGACCGTGTAAAACATCTTGATGAGATGACGATCGAGATAGAGATGAGCAAGGTCTCGTTCTCCGGCGAACTTCAGGACCTCGCCCGCATCCAGAAAAAGATATCGACTGAGCTTCAGAACACACTCGGGCTGCGGACAGCGGTGCGACTGGTGGAGCCGGCGTCTCTGCCGCGGTTCGAGGGGAAGGCAAGACGTGTCATAGACCGGCGGGGGAATGCCTGA
- a CDS encoding phenylacetate--CoA ligase family protein: MPPWNPRIEEMPIDELQRLQFKLLKSQVYRLYSFNEFYRRRMKEHDVHPDDIKNLEDLAKLPFMYKSDLRDGYPDKIFAVERSELVRYHVSSGTTGKPTVVGYTERDIANWSESLARAFSSCGLGRGDVVQVSYGYGLFTGGLGAHYGAERLGATVLPTSVGNTERQVELMQDLHVTAIACTPSYLLHIGEVAEKMGISIRDDTDLQMGFLGAEPWSEQMRTRIQDWLGIRAYDIYGTSELSGPMFTECSEQQGIHIWGDLALLEVVDPATGEVLEAGEEGELTVTMLQKEALPMVRYRTGDLTVIDTDRCACGRTHPRIGRIRGRVDDMLIVRGINVFPSQVEHTLLEIPEVGKHFQIVVDRKGALDSMLVRVEVSEEAFSDRIPDLMVIKRKVEHRLKSSLNVSVEVELVEPGTLPRFEGKSRKVIDRRSL, translated from the coding sequence ATGCCGCCCTGGAACCCCCGGATCGAGGAGATGCCGATTGATGAACTCCAGCGGCTCCAGTTCAAGCTCCTCAAATCCCAGGTATACCGGCTCTACAGTTTTAACGAGTTCTACCGGCGCAGGATGAAGGAGCACGACGTCCACCCCGACGATATAAAAAATCTTGAGGATCTCGCGAAACTTCCGTTTATGTACAAGTCAGACCTGCGCGACGGTTACCCGGATAAGATATTCGCCGTCGAGCGGAGCGAACTGGTCAGGTACCATGTCTCCTCCGGGACAACAGGAAAACCGACCGTCGTCGGGTATACAGAGCGCGACATCGCAAACTGGAGCGAGTCTCTCGCACGGGCGTTCTCCTCCTGTGGTCTTGGCCGGGGGGACGTTGTTCAGGTGAGTTACGGCTACGGGCTCTTCACCGGAGGGCTTGGTGCACACTACGGCGCCGAACGTCTCGGGGCAACGGTGCTCCCGACAAGCGTCGGGAACACCGAGCGCCAGGTGGAACTGATGCAGGATCTCCACGTCACCGCCATCGCCTGCACCCCCTCCTACCTCCTCCACATCGGTGAGGTGGCGGAGAAGATGGGCATCTCGATACGGGACGACACCGACCTCCAGATGGGTTTCCTGGGCGCCGAACCGTGGTCGGAGCAGATGCGAACGCGGATCCAGGACTGGCTCGGGATCCGTGCTTACGACATCTACGGGACGAGCGAACTCTCAGGCCCGATGTTCACGGAGTGCAGCGAGCAGCAGGGGATCCACATCTGGGGAGACCTGGCGCTCCTGGAGGTTGTTGACCCCGCGACCGGCGAGGTTCTTGAAGCCGGTGAGGAGGGGGAACTCACCGTCACGATGCTCCAGAAAGAGGCGCTCCCGATGGTCCGCTACCGGACGGGTGACCTTACAGTTATCGATACGGATCGCTGCGCCTGCGGCCGGACACACCCGCGTATCGGTCGGATACGCGGCAGGGTTGACGATATGCTGATCGTCCGGGGTATCAACGTATTCCCATCACAGGTGGAGCATACGCTGCTTGAGATACCCGAGGTCGGGAAGCATTTCCAGATCGTCGTCGATCGGAAGGGTGCGCTCGACTCGATGCTCGTGCGGGTGGAGGTGAGCGAGGAGGCATTCTCCGACAGGATCCCTGATCTCATGGTGATCAAGAGGAAGGTGGAGCACCGTCTCAAGAGTTCGCTCAACGTGAGCGTGGAGGTTGAACTGGTCGAACCGGGGACTCTTCCGCGGTTTGAGGGCAAATCCAGGAAAGTTATAGACAGGAGGTCATTGTAA
- a CDS encoding DUF1538 domain-containing protein — MQELRDELAEVLQAVIPIVLVIIILEIFVLQASPADLLHFLLGSGMVVLGIALFLTGVKSGILPMGEAIGSELPARGSITLIIIAVFFFGFFATVAEPDVRVLTDMVDTVSGGGIAQGPLIVVIGVSVGFFATVGVLRIVAGVPIGHLFAAGYGLVLLLALITPPEFLAVAFDAGGVTTGPLTVPVILALGAGVSRVLAGRSPITDGFGLIGLASIGPILGVMSMGVIFF, encoded by the coding sequence ATGCAGGAGTTAAGAGACGAACTGGCCGAGGTTCTGCAGGCAGTCATCCCGATAGTCCTCGTCATCATCATCCTCGAGATCTTCGTGCTCCAGGCCTCGCCTGCCGATCTCCTCCACTTCCTGCTCGGCAGCGGCATGGTGGTCCTGGGGATCGCGCTCTTTCTCACGGGTGTCAAGTCAGGGATCCTGCCCATGGGTGAAGCGATCGGTTCAGAACTGCCCGCCAGAGGATCGATTACACTGATCATCATCGCGGTCTTCTTCTTCGGGTTCTTTGCCACGGTGGCGGAACCTGACGTTCGTGTCCTCACCGATATGGTGGATACCGTCTCCGGCGGCGGGATCGCTCAGGGCCCCCTGATAGTAGTCATCGGTGTCAGCGTCGGGTTCTTTGCCACTGTGGGCGTTCTCCGGATAGTTGCGGGGGTGCCCATAGGCCACCTCTTTGCCGCCGGATACGGTCTTGTCCTCCTCCTTGCGCTCATAACCCCACCGGAGTTCCTCGCCGTCGCCTTCGACGCAGGCGGGGTCACGACCGGACCGCTGACGGTGCCGGTAATCCTGGCGCTCGGAGCCGGGGTGAGCAGAGTCCTTGCGGGCCGATCGCCGATCACAGACGGGTTCGGGCTGATAGGTCTGGCCTCGATCGGGCCAATACTTGGCGTCATGTCGATGGGGGTGATCTTCTTCTGA
- the wtpA gene encoding tungstate ABC transporter substrate-binding protein WtpA, with product MSRSAAFLAVLGLLIILATAAGCTWSDQERTVLKVVPAGSLLYPFEQIEAEFENQHPEIDVQLEGHGSIQAIRQVTDLQRPIDVVAVADASLIPDMMYIPMGKGEEDYTDWYIPFAENEIVIAYTDRSRGADEITPENWYRTLARPEVRVGFSNPMLDSCGYRALMVTALAEDYYNEPGLFDEIIGGAFDPPIRPQLQDGMITINLPERMRPATEKVAIRDGSIYLLSLLDAGGIDYAFEYRSVAEEHGLHWIDLPPEINLGSAEHADYYGKVRVNLGFQRFQSIGSERIGQPIVYAITVPRNVPHPEEAQMFVEFVIEAFREERAGWPDPLSPEMMGVSV from the coding sequence ATGAGCCGGAGTGCAGCCTTCCTGGCGGTGCTTGGCCTTCTCATCATCCTTGCAACCGCTGCGGGCTGTACGTGGTCAGATCAGGAACGCACCGTCCTCAAGGTTGTCCCGGCCGGGAGCCTTCTATACCCGTTTGAGCAGATAGAGGCTGAGTTCGAGAACCAGCACCCCGAGATCGACGTTCAGCTCGAGGGGCACGGGAGTATCCAGGCCATCCGGCAGGTGACCGACCTCCAGCGGCCCATCGATGTCGTCGCAGTCGCCGACGCGTCCCTCATACCGGACATGATGTACATCCCGATGGGCAAGGGCGAAGAGGACTACACCGACTGGTACATCCCCTTTGCCGAGAACGAGATCGTGATCGCCTACACCGACCGTAGCAGGGGTGCAGACGAGATCACGCCCGAGAACTGGTACCGCACCCTGGCCAGGCCGGAGGTGCGGGTGGGTTTCTCAAACCCGATGCTCGATTCCTGCGGTTACCGGGCGCTTATGGTGACAGCGCTTGCAGAGGATTACTACAACGAGCCAGGGCTCTTTGATGAGATCATCGGTGGTGCATTCGATCCCCCGATCAGGCCTCAACTTCAGGACGGGATGATCACAATAAACCTCCCCGAACGGATGAGACCCGCAACAGAGAAGGTTGCCATACGGGACGGGAGCATCTACCTCCTCTCCCTCCTTGATGCCGGCGGGATCGACTACGCTTTTGAGTACCGGAGCGTTGCCGAGGAGCACGGGCTCCACTGGATCGACCTTCCCCCCGAGATAAACCTCGGTTCAGCGGAACACGCCGACTATTACGGAAAGGTGCGCGTGAACCTGGGGTTCCAGCGGTTCCAGTCCATCGGCAGCGAGCGGATCGGCCAGCCGATAGTATACGCGATCACCGTTCCGCGCAACGTCCCGCACCCGGAGGAAGCGCAGATGTTTGTAGAATTTGTTATCGAGGCGTTCCGTGAGGAGAGAGCCGGATGGCCCGACCCCCTCAGCCCGGAGATGATGGGTGTCAGCGTGTAG
- a CDS encoding molybdopterin-dependent oxidoreductase has translation MIPVRRRAYPTLLILVSIGLLALAAGCLGTAETDDYPPWNLTLLGDTEIVLSLDEIREMDAVEGYGYAVSTVGIRYGPNRYRGVLLTDLLGMVGGVGEDDLVYVSAPDGYMWVFDAAQVRGEELFTFDENLHEIPSPPLQVILAYDCDGKPLAHDNGGPLRLVVISETPDVITEGSPWVKWVDKIEVRRR, from the coding sequence GTGATCCCTGTGCGCCGCAGGGCATACCCCACCCTCCTCATACTGGTCTCCATCGGCCTTCTGGCCCTCGCGGCCGGATGCCTCGGGACGGCTGAGACTGACGACTACCCGCCCTGGAACCTGACGCTTCTTGGCGATACCGAGATTGTGCTCAGCCTCGATGAGATCAGGGAGATGGACGCCGTCGAGGGTTACGGGTATGCGGTCTCCACGGTCGGGATCAGGTACGGCCCGAACCGTTACCGGGGGGTGCTCCTGACCGACCTGCTCGGTATGGTGGGCGGGGTCGGAGAGGACGATCTCGTCTACGTCTCAGCGCCGGACGGCTACATGTGGGTCTTTGATGCTGCGCAGGTGAGGGGTGAAGAACTCTTTACTTTCGATGAGAACCTGCACGAGATCCCCTCTCCGCCGCTCCAGGTCATCCTGGCCTACGACTGTGACGGGAAACCCCTGGCCCACGACAACGGCGGCCCGCTCAGACTTGTTGTCATATCAGAGACGCCTGACGTCATCACCGAAGGGAGCCCCTGGGTGAAGTGGGTCGATAAGATCGAGGTCAGAAGAAGATGA
- a CDS encoding RtcB family protein: protein MLAGINRVGDLEWEIPIGYVPGMRVPGRFFLSEALAETLEEGAVRQVANVATMPGIVKHSLAMPDIHWGYGFPIGGVAAFDMTEGVISPGGVGFDINCGVRLITTPLTRADLAGKRRELIERLFAAIPTGVGAKSSLRISNKDLTRVMVDGARWAVERGFGTEADLARCEAEGAMSGADPDAVSSKARQRGVPQLGTLGAGNHFLEVQAVREILDPAAAETFGLKEGQVCFMVHCGSRGLGHQVATDHLRNLEAALSKYRIHLPDRQLACAPIDSPEGRGYYGGMVCAANYAWANRQVIMHEARNVFAKLFGIEYDEMQPVYDVAHNVAKFERHEIDGRLTEVCVHRKGATRAFGPKTLEIPREYAAVGQPVIIPGSMGTPSYLLCGTTTAMQKTWGSTCHGAGRVLSRSKVKKEVLGRDVREQLAGEGIVVRAHSDAAIAEEAPQAYKPSQEVVRVVHEAGLSAIVARLEPLGVIKG, encoded by the coding sequence ATGCTTGCCGGAATCAATAGGGTTGGCGACCTCGAGTGGGAGATCCCGATCGGTTACGTCCCGGGCATGCGCGTCCCGGGACGTTTCTTCCTCTCGGAAGCGCTCGCCGAAACGCTTGAAGAGGGTGCGGTGCGACAGGTCGCAAACGTCGCGACGATGCCTGGAATCGTGAAGCACTCGCTTGCCATGCCTGACATCCACTGGGGATACGGGTTTCCCATAGGTGGGGTCGCCGCATTCGATATGACTGAAGGCGTCATATCCCCCGGCGGGGTCGGGTTTGATATCAACTGCGGTGTCCGTCTGATCACAACACCCCTGACCCGTGCTGACCTTGCCGGGAAGAGACGTGAACTGATCGAGAGGCTCTTTGCCGCAATACCTACAGGCGTCGGGGCAAAGAGCAGCCTGCGGATATCAAATAAGGATCTCACCAGGGTTATGGTCGATGGCGCGCGCTGGGCAGTCGAGCGCGGGTTCGGCACAGAGGCCGATCTCGCCCGCTGTGAAGCGGAGGGCGCGATGAGCGGGGCTGACCCCGACGCGGTCAGTTCGAAGGCACGCCAGCGCGGCGTGCCGCAACTCGGGACGCTCGGCGCGGGAAACCATTTCCTGGAGGTTCAGGCGGTGCGCGAGATTCTTGACCCTGCTGCAGCAGAGACCTTCGGGCTCAAAGAGGGACAGGTCTGTTTCATGGTTCACTGCGGTTCACGCGGGCTTGGCCACCAGGTTGCAACCGATCACCTCCGAAACCTCGAGGCGGCGCTCAGCAAATACCGCATACACCTCCCTGACCGCCAGCTTGCCTGCGCTCCAATCGACTCCCCTGAGGGGCGGGGCTACTACGGCGGGATGGTCTGCGCTGCAAACTATGCCTGGGCAAACCGGCAGGTGATCATGCACGAGGCCAGGAACGTATTTGCAAAACTGTTCGGGATCGAGTATGACGAGATGCAGCCTGTCTACGACGTCGCCCATAACGTCGCCAAGTTCGAGCGCCACGAGATCGATGGTAGACTTACAGAGGTCTGTGTCCACCGCAAGGGTGCAACACGCGCTTTCGGGCCGAAAACCCTGGAGATACCCCGGGAATACGCCGCGGTCGGCCAGCCTGTGATCATCCCCGGCAGCATGGGAACACCCTCCTACCTCCTCTGCGGCACAACGACCGCGATGCAGAAGACGTGGGGCAGCACCTGCCACGGCGCCGGCCGCGTGCTCAGCAGGTCGAAGGTGAAGAAGGAGGTTCTCGGGAGGGATGTCCGGGAACAACTGGCAGGGGAAGGGATCGTGGTACGTGCGCACAGCGATGCGGCCATCGCGGAGGAGGCGCCCCAGGCCTACAAACCAAGCCAGGAGGTTGTCCGTGTGGTGCACGAAGCAGGCCTCTCCGCGATCGTTGCCAGGCTGGAACCGCTGGGGGTGATCAAGGGATGA
- a CDS encoding DUF2551 domain-containing protein, translated as MRSPAELKKEIEERLKSYLSRDRDGLRHEVLGLFVKVRVLTIPQIYETLRKRFTITYHSIASMVGIIASRIGILHVRRNVEGTNSVYELKEQYVDLVAGVLGTA; from the coding sequence ATGAGATCCCCGGCGGAGCTCAAAAAAGAGATAGAGGAGCGACTCAAAAGTTACCTCTCACGCGACCGGGATGGACTCCGGCATGAGGTGCTCGGTCTCTTCGTGAAGGTCCGGGTGCTCACCATACCACAGATCTACGAGACACTGCGCAAACGCTTTACAATCACCTACCACTCCATCGCATCCATGGTCGGCATAATTGCATCGCGGATAGGCATCCTGCACGTGAGACGAAACGTCGAGGGGACGAACTCTGTCTATGAACTGAAGGAGCAATACGTTGACCTGGTGGCAGGCGTCCTGGGGACTGCATAG
- a CDS encoding archease — protein MSFDELEHTADLRLRVRGATLEEIFAEAGRAIFQAMYGRCKDRGVERRIELEAENLESLLFDYLSELLFITDVENLVFCTFDVQIKGTGLTAVLGGEPFDPDRHSGGTLIKGVSYSGLEIRREEEGYVVEIILDV, from the coding sequence ATGAGTTTTGATGAGCTGGAGCACACCGCCGATCTCCGTCTGCGGGTGCGGGGCGCGACCCTGGAGGAGATCTTTGCCGAGGCGGGCAGGGCGATCTTCCAGGCGATGTATGGACGCTGCAAGGACAGGGGTGTCGAGCGAAGGATCGAACTCGAGGCGGAGAACCTCGAATCCCTGCTGTTTGACTACCTCTCGGAACTGCTCTTCATCACCGATGTTGAGAATCTCGTCTTCTGCACCTTTGATGTCCAGATCAAGGGCACCGGCCTCACCGCGGTTCTGGGGGGCGAGCCGTTCGATCCTGACCGTCACTCGGGCGGGACGCTCATCAAGGGTGTTTCCTACTCCGGGCTTGAGATCAGGAGAGAGGAAGAGGGTTATGTGGTTGAGATCATACTTGATGTCTGA